In Chloroflexota bacterium, one genomic interval encodes:
- a CDS encoding DUF58 domain-containing protein has product MCRPSRQASSPTASAQAMRRTATPRRSFARRSKASLCRFKENAVTRRGIGLIAAAVILFLLADLTRTGWIQFADSLLWAIIVLGVALPLLALPALDFSVVLEPPVKREGMREGDAAAVSLRIRNRRPWPRFGLRVTVELQSAGRPPKPIAFYVPFVAPGADLTLRGSVVMSERGLYRLQQAKVESSAPVGVLRRRKRILAEAQLLVLPAAYAVFSAETSRPAEGTVLKNRPAQTGDDTAGSRPYVPGDPSRALHWRNYARTGRLMTKAYTISVGDTPVLIIAPPGTVEAFDGVARLAAGAVERWTRHGERVRLQNGAVELQQSRDEMLRALALASWENGALVDESLRWLGPNAAATVVVSGGDAASLRQIAAAAPRLAARLTALVLGALSTQENEEARSLLARLGVAVAVYEPLQRAATDVIGQGERRAA; this is encoded by the coding sequence ATGTGCAGGCCGTCGCGGCAAGCGTCATCGCCCACCGCATCGGCGCAGGCGATGAGGCGAACGGCCACACCCAGGCGGTCGTTCGCGAGGCGCTCGAAAGCGTCCCTGTGCCGCTTTAAGGAGAACGCTGTGACGCGCCGGGGCATCGGTCTCATCGCGGCGGCGGTTATCCTCTTCCTCCTCGCCGATCTCACGCGCACCGGCTGGATCCAATTCGCCGATTCCCTCCTCTGGGCCATCATCGTGCTCGGCGTCGCCTTGCCGCTGCTCGCCCTTCCCGCCCTCGATTTCTCGGTGGTTCTTGAGCCGCCGGTGAAGCGCGAGGGGATGCGAGAAGGCGATGCCGCGGCGGTGAGCCTGCGCATCCGCAATCGGCGGCCCTGGCCCCGCTTTGGACTGCGCGTCACCGTGGAGCTGCAAAGCGCGGGTCGCCCGCCCAAGCCCATCGCCTTCTACGTGCCCTTCGTCGCGCCCGGTGCCGATCTCACCCTGCGTGGGAGCGTTGTCATGAGCGAGCGCGGGCTCTACCGCCTCCAGCAGGCGAAGGTTGAATCGTCTGCCCCTGTGGGCGTTCTCCGCCGCCGTAAGCGTATCCTCGCGGAGGCGCAACTCCTTGTTCTTCCCGCCGCCTACGCCGTCTTCTCCGCCGAGACGAGCCGTCCCGCCGAAGGCACGGTGCTGAAGAACCGGCCGGCGCAAACGGGGGACGATACGGCCGGCTCGCGGCCCTACGTCCCGGGCGATCCCTCCCGCGCACTGCACTGGCGTAACTATGCCCGCACCGGCCGCCTGATGACCAAGGCCTATACGATTTCCGTGGGCGATACGCCGGTGCTTATCATCGCGCCGCCGGGGACGGTGGAAGCCTTCGACGGCGTGGCGAGACTCGCGGCGGGAGCGGTGGAGAGATGGACGCGGCACGGCGAGCGCGTACGGTTGCAGAACGGCGCGGTGGAGCTGCAGCAGAGCCGCGATGAGATGCTGCGCGCCCTTGCGCTGGCCTCCTGGGAGAACGGCGCCCTCGTGGACGAATCGCTACGGTGGCTCGGGCCCAACGCCGCAGCAACGGTGGTCGTCTCCGGCGGCGATGCGGCAAGCCTGCGGCAGATCGCCGCCGCCGCGCCCAGACTGGCCGCCAGGCTGACCGCGCTCGTGCTCGGCGCTCTATCGACACAGGAAAACGAAGAGGCGCGGAGCCTCCTCGCGCGTCTGGGCGTCGCTGTTGCCGTCTATGAGCCACTTCAGCGTGCCGCCACGGATGTTATCGGGCAGGGCGAGAGGCGGGCGGCATGA
- a CDS encoding MoxR family ATPase yields the protein MAEYQVTADGVTRPLPQPFMVIATQNSLDSSGTFPLPDTELDRFLVRISIGMPTPKDELEILRRAEHEQPVVEPVLTCAQVRAMQAFVRQAQVAVPVKEYLIRLAGFVRSHPQVRRGVSPRGTVALQRAAQGWAAIGGRDFVTPDDVQAVAASVIAHRIGAGDEANGHTQAVVREALESVPVPL from the coding sequence TGGCCGAATACCAGGTGACTGCCGATGGCGTGACGCGGCCTCTCCCCCAGCCATTCATGGTCATCGCCACGCAGAACTCCCTCGATAGCAGCGGGACCTTCCCCCTTCCAGACACGGAGCTCGATCGCTTCCTCGTCCGCATCAGCATCGGCATGCCTACGCCCAAGGACGAGTTGGAGATTCTGCGCCGCGCCGAGCATGAGCAGCCCGTCGTCGAGCCGGTGCTGACCTGCGCCCAGGTACGTGCGATGCAGGCCTTTGTCCGCCAGGCGCAGGTGGCCGTCCCGGTCAAGGAATACCTCATCCGGCTGGCTGGCTTCGTCCGCAGCCACCCGCAGGTGCGGCGCGGCGTCAGCCCGCGCGGCACCGTCGCCCTCCAGCGCGCGGCCCAGGGCTGGGCCGCCATCGGCGGGCGCGACTTCGTCACGCCGGACGATGTGCAGGCCGTCGCGGCAAGCGTCATCGCCCACCGCATCGGCGCAGGCGATGAGGCGAACGGCCACACCCAGGCGGTCGTTCGCGAGGCGCTCGAAAGCGTCCCTGTGCCGCTTTAA